The Phoenix dactylifera cultivar Barhee BC4 chromosome 17, palm_55x_up_171113_PBpolish2nd_filt_p, whole genome shotgun sequence genome contains a region encoding:
- the LOC103704338 gene encoding endoglucanase 23-like has translation MPIVRLLFHISLLLLVQSPPASTHNYHDALTKSIFFFEGQRSGRLPPAQRATWRGDSGLSDGSEAGVDLEGGYYDAGDNVKFGFPMAFTATMLSWSVIEFADAMPPDELRNAAVAIRWATDYLLKTISQPGRIFVQVGNPISDHNCWERPEDMDTARTVYNVSADRPGSEVAGETAAALAAASMVFRSLDPGYSQKLLENAMRVFEFADNYKGAYSDDPGLRAGVCPFYCDFDGYQDELLWGAAWLRRASQNDSFLDYIQDNGKTLGADDNINEFGWDNKHAGLNVLVSKEYMEGQILSLESYKESADSFMCTLIPESSSSHIQYTPGGLIYKPGGSNMQHVTSIAFLLLAYANYLSRSSQTVNCGSITVGPASLRLQAKKQVDYLLGDNPMNMSYMVGYGTRYPQRIHHRGSSLPSIQDHPHFIACKEGSIYFNTSNPNPNPLIGAVVGGPGEDDVYDDDRADFRKSEPTTYINAPLVGVLAYFVANPSPSNHLN, from the exons ATGCCAATTGTGAGGCTCTTGTTTCACATCTCACTACTTCTCTTAGTTCAGTCACCTCCGGCCTCCACCCATAACTACCATGATGCACTGACCaaatccatcttcttcttcgaGGGGCAGCGGTCCGGCCGGCTCCCGCCCGCCCAGCGGGCAACTTGGCGGGGGGACTCCGGGCTGTCCGACGGCTCGGAGGCCGGCGTCGACCTCGAAGGTGGCTACTACGACGCCGGGGACAATGTCAAGTTCGGCTTCCCGATGGCCTTCACCGCCACAATGCTGTCGTGGAGCGTGATCGAGTTCGCCGACGCCATGCCGCCCGACGAACTCCGCAATGCCGCCGTCGCCATCCGGTGGGCCACCGACTACCTCCTTAAAACCATCTCTCAGCCCGGCCGTATCTTTGTTCAG GTAGGTAATCCGATAAGCGATCATAACTGTTGGGAGAGGCCGGAGGACATGGACACGGCGAGGACGGTGTACAACGTGAGCGCGGACAGGCCGGGGTCGGAGGTGGCCGGCGAGACGGCGGCGGCATTAGCGGCGGCGTCGATGGTTTTCCGGTCTCTTGACCCGGGCTACTCGCAGAAGCTGTTGGAGAACGCAATGCGGGTGTTCGAGTTCGCGGACAACTACAAAGGAGCATACAGCGATGACCCGGGTCTCCGAGCTGGTGTCTGCCCTTTCTACTGTGATTTTGATGGGTATCAG GATGAGTTACTGTGGGGAGCAGCATGGCTAAGGAGAGCCTCACAAAATGATTCCTTCCTTGATTACATACAAGATAACGGCAAAACACTTGGAGCAGATGACAACATCAATGAATTCGGATGGGATAACAAGCATGCCGGCCTCAATGTTCTTGTCTCCAAG GAATATATGGAAGGACAAATACTCTCTCTCGAGTCCTATAAGGAGTCTGCAGACAGTTTCATGTGCACGCTAATACCAGAATCCTCATCCTCACACATCCAATACACACCTGGAGGTCTCATATACAAACCAGGAGGGAGCAATATGCAGCATGTGACCTCCATTGCCTTCCTTCTCCTCGCCTACGCCAATTACCTCTCAAGATCATCACAAACTGTTAACTGCGGTAGCATCACGGTCGGACCGGCATCCCTTCGCCTTCAAGCCAAAAAACAG GTTGATTATCTCTTAGGGGACAATCCAATGAACATGTCCTATATGGTGGGATATGGCACACGGTATCCACAAAGGATCCACCACCGAGGTTCTTCTTTACCATCGATACAGGACCATCCTCACTTCATTGCATGTAAGGAAGGCTCCATTTACTTCAACACCtccaaccctaaccctaatcccTTAATTGGAGCAGTGGTTGGTGGGCCGGGAGAAGATGATGTTTATGACGATGACCGTGCCGACTTTCGTAAATCAGAGCCAACTACTTACATTAATGCTCCATTAGTTGGTGTTCTTGCCTATtttgttgcaaaccctagcccGAGCAACCACCTTAACTAA